A region of the Microbacterium sp. SL75 genome:
AGCAGTGGCGCGTGCACCCCCTCACCCCGACCGTGACCTCGCCCGCGGTCGTGACGACCCCGGGCGTGCTCCCCGCGCTGCCGAGCAGCCTCACCGGGCGCTACGGCTGGGGCCGCACGATCACGCTGTCGCCCATCACGTGGGCGATGCCCGCCGCGACGACGTGGCTGACCCCCGGAGTGGTGTCGGTCGCCGGCTCCGCGAAGGGCCTCTTCGGTGAGGACGTCGCGCTCTCGGCATCCGTCGCCGTCGGCGCGCTCTCGGATGCCGCCGACTCCTCGCTCACCACCTACGCCGGCGCGACGGTGGCCGAGGTCGCCATGCGCGCCCCGAGCACGGTCCAGCGTCGCATCGGCGACACCGGGCAGAGCGTGACCGCTGCCGTGCGGTGGGACTTCTCGAAGGTGACGGATGCCGCGTTCTCGACGCCGGGGACCGTCAGGGTCCCCGCGGTATCGGGACTCGGCTTCTCGGCCACCCTTGTCGTCACGGTCGCCGCGGCTCAACAGGTGAACGTCCTGCGCCAGTCGGGAGTGCACCCGGACTGGTCGTTCAAGGACTCCACGACCTTCGCGCTGACCGACGGCAACCGCACCGCCACGGGCTTCGCCGACTGGCGCTCGGGCGGGGCCGCGAACCGCGTGAACCCCAACCGCGTGACCTTCTACCTCGATCAGCCGCGACAGATCACCGGCGTGAACGTGTACGACATCGGCGGCAAGCAGAACATCGGCTCGGTCACGGTGCAGTACCGCACCACGCGCGGGGGGTGGGCGAACCTGCCGTCCGCGACGACCTGGCCGGCCGCGAACACCTCGACCGATCTGCGTCTCGAGGTCACCGCGTCCCGACCGGTCCTGGCGACCGGGCTCCGCGTGCTCGTGAAGAACAAGACCTCGTCCACCTGGATGACCCTGTCCGAGATCGAGGCCTACGGTCCTCAGCTCACCCCCGTCTCCTGAACGACACCCCCGACATGAGAAGAGATATGTTCCCTCGTCTGCGCCGCTCGGTACGCGGCATCTCGGCCGGAATGGTCGTCGGCGCGCTCGCCGTTTCGAGCCTCGCCTTCGGCGGTGCCTCGGTCGCGCTCGCCGCCTCCACCACGACCTCGACCTCGACCCCCGGCGCGCCCGCCGCCTCCTCGGCGGCGGGACCGGCGACCGCGTCGACCCCGGGCACCTCGGCGGCGTCCGGCTCCACGGCGGCGGCGGTCTCGGCATCCGGGACGTCCTCGTCGGCGGGACGCTCGAGCTTCCTGCTGCCGGTGCTGCCGGACACGCAGTTCTACTCGCGCTACAGCGCCTCGCAGTTCGTGCCGCAGTACGGCACCAACCCCTTCGAGGTGCAGACCCAGTGGGTCGTCGACAACAAGAAGACCCTCAACATCCCGTTCGCGATGCAGCTGGGTGACGTCGTCGACCAGCAGGGCAAGAGCGACCAGTGGAGCGCCGCGGCCAAGGCGATGAAGATCCTCGAAGACGGCAAGGTGCCGTACTCGGTGATCCCCGGCAACCACGACGTGGCCGACCAGGGGGCGCGCTCCTCGGAGGGCAACGCCGCGAACTACCTCGCGAACTTCGGCGCCTCGACGCTGCAGCGCCAGGGCGGCTCGACCCTGCTCGGAACCTTCCAGAACGGTTACTCCTCGGCCTACCGTTTCTCGGCCGAGGGTCACGACTGGGTCGTGCTGTCGCTGGGATGGAACGCCTCGGACGACACCTTCGCCTGGGCCCAGGGGATCCTGGATGCCAACAAGGGCGTGCCCGTGATCCTGTCGTCGCACGCGATCATCGGCATCGACCAGGACCAGGTGTCGCCGACCAGCTGGTGGTACGGCGACCTGCTGTGGGACAAGCTCATCCGCAAGAACGACCAGATCGTGCTGACGCTGAACGGGCACTTCCACGGCGCGACCATGCGCACGCTGACGAACAACTTCGGGCACCCCGTGCACGAGGTGCTCACCGACTACCAAATGGCCGCGGACGGCGGGAACGGCATCATGACGCTGTTCGAGTTCGACCTGTCGGGAGGGAGCATCGACGTGTCGACCATCTCGCCGTGGGTGGGCAAGAAGCACGCCGACTCGCGGACCTCGACCGACGCCCCCGTGCTCACCGGCACCTGGCAGCAGTTCTCGCTCGCGATGGACTTCGGCTCGCGGTTCGGGTGGGGAGCGCCCTCGGCCGCCCAGGCCGATGGCTCCGACCTCACCGCCGCCGCGAAGGACATCGTGTCGCGGGGATGGACCGGGTCGTCGACGGGGGAGAAGCTCGCCGCCGCGGGCGACGCCTCGGACTACTTCGCCGTGCCCGGGACCGTGGCGCACTGGCGCTTCGGCGACGTGAAGGAGGGTGTGGTCGACGAGAACACCGTCGTCCCCGACATCGCCGGGTCGAGCCCGATGTACCGTCTGCCGCTGGAACAGACCGACGCCCCCGACGAGCTCGACGACGTGGCGGTCACCCACAAGGACGTTCCGTTCTACTCCGCCGACCGCGGCGCAGTGTGCTTCAGCGACGTGCATCGCAACGCCAGCGGCCCCGACAACCTCGCCTTCCTCACGACCGAGTACGGCGCTCCGGCGACCTCTGCGCATCTGAACGCCCAGTCGGGGTACACCCTCGAGACCTTCCTGCAGATGGATGCCGACTGGACCGAGGCCGCGAACCGCTGGGGCGCCGCGATCAGCCGCGGCGGCGCGCGTAGCTGGATCGGCATCAACGACTCGTCCGACGAGGGGGCGGGAGCGGCGTGGCTGGGGATCTCGAACCTGCGCGAGTACCAGTTCTCGGCGGCCGACACCGCGTCGAAGAACTCGTACACGCTCTGGTCGGGAGAGATCATGCCCGGGAGCTGGCACCATGTCGCGATCGTGGACGACCCCGCGGCGGGAACGGTAATCATGTACGTCGACGGCGTGCCGGTCCTGCGCAACGCCTCGGGAGTGGGCGGCATGATGGCCGCCGATCTCATGCCGTGGGTGATCGGTGCGTCGCTGTGGAACACCGAGCCCGA
Encoded here:
- a CDS encoding RICIN domain-containing protein, yielding MTPTRSRLLRAAATLVAAASLLASAPPAVAATAPANAVGAAQLVLVESVHASGKVLQIGAGDAQVSSAPGATVPAVASISSMAQADPRTLSAQALRLYPVVGSARTFLIADQKDRVLIRSRNDQETFRYLQTADVADSATDPYAQWELRDAGNGTVNLVNVQRDRDGKESALDLYNWKTADGSEVQTYTLNASAAVQQWRVHPLTPTVTSPAVVTTPGVLPALPSSLTGRYGWGRTITLSPITWAMPAATTWLTPGVVSVAGSAKGLFGEDVALSASVAVGALSDAADSSLTTYAGATVAEVAMRAPSTVQRRIGDTGQSVTAAVRWDFSKVTDAAFSTPGTVRVPAVSGLGFSATLVVTVAAAQQVNVLRQSGVHPDWSFKDSTTFALTDGNRTATGFADWRSGGAANRVNPNRVTFYLDQPRQITGVNVYDIGGKQNIGSVTVQYRTTRGGWANLPSATTWPAANTSTDLRLEVTASRPVLATGLRVLVKNKTSSTWMTLSEIEAYGPQLTPVS
- a CDS encoding LamG-like jellyroll fold domain-containing protein, which gives rise to MFPRLRRSVRGISAGMVVGALAVSSLAFGGASVALAASTTTSTSTPGAPAASSAAGPATASTPGTSAASGSTAAAVSASGTSSSAGRSSFLLPVLPDTQFYSRYSASQFVPQYGTNPFEVQTQWVVDNKKTLNIPFAMQLGDVVDQQGKSDQWSAAAKAMKILEDGKVPYSVIPGNHDVADQGARSSEGNAANYLANFGASTLQRQGGSTLLGTFQNGYSSAYRFSAEGHDWVVLSLGWNASDDTFAWAQGILDANKGVPVILSSHAIIGIDQDQVSPTSWWYGDLLWDKLIRKNDQIVLTLNGHFHGATMRTLTNNFGHPVHEVLTDYQMAADGGNGIMTLFEFDLSGGSIDVSTISPWVGKKHADSRTSTDAPVLTGTWQQFSLAMDFGSRFGWGAPSAAQADGSDLTAAAKDIVSRGWTGSSTGEKLAAAGDASDYFAVPGTVAHWRFGDVKEGVVDENTVVPDIAGSSPMYRLPLEQTDAPDELDDVAVTHKDVPFYSADRGAVCFSDVHRNASGPDNLAFLTTEYGAPATSAHLNAQSGYTLETFLQMDADWTEAANRWGAAISRGGARSWIGINDSSDEGAGAAWLGISNLREYQFSAADTASKNSYTLWSGEIMPGSWHHVAIVDDPAAGTVIMYVDGVPVLRNASGVGGMMAADLMPWVIGASLWNTEPEHGWYGCVGETRIVDHALPREQFLFQRADLDATASAFAVTTPLSGVLASTATVPTLEGRGVVGAQVAVRVDGADAGSTAVGADGAWRLTLKTPVAGVGAHALSFTQSIGTRVGSPLELTVTMGVDAAWTPDPEKVATDKEGTVTVTPSTFHAGDTVTVGVPAGLEGKDLYGFLFSQPTGLGTATVANRAISLTVPGSVPAGEHRLAVYTATGELVGWARVSVARPVVTVDPAAGAGGAATAGTTGASAGGQPSTPRRGDLAATGVASGVLAALSGVALMLAVLGLVLRRVRRRA